A single window of Nicotiana tomentosiformis chromosome 1, ASM39032v3, whole genome shotgun sequence DNA harbors:
- the LOC104120363 gene encoding protein NUCLEAR FUSION DEFECTIVE 4-like isoform X2 translates to MLHDYFLQLFALKIHYDAIPFSSFHRLTLQVFLLCVLAGCSICWFNTVCYVLCIKHFPANRPFALSLSVSFNGASAALFNLIGNAINSNDDTLYLLLNALVPLVTSVAALPILRQPHSQTLRADSVHREYLIFLCLTILAVFTGLYLLILNSVSYSAPTARILLAGAVFLLVLPVIAPGVIRTEEWSQLFHPNYMLLEDDDTDDFGMHKEMMWKEDSSMTLWTENSHGLKEKESWTSSFLLRDRLLLLGEEHSADQLMCRWDFWLYYLAYFCGGTLVLVYSNNLGQISESLGYSSEISFLVALYSACSFFGRLLSAAPDFLRDKMYYARTAWLAFALIPTPVAFFLLVLSGSKAALSAATALLGLSSGFVFSAAVSITSELFGPNSAGVNHNILITNIPLGSLLYGLLAALVYEANLGKSSQVLVLDGSKVCMGRNCYIQTFMWWGCISLLGVVSSLLLFLRTKAAYDNQERNRNWMRLI, encoded by the exons ATGTTGCATGATTATTTTCTTCAGCTCTTTGCATTGAAAATTCATTACGATGCTATCCCATTCTCAAGCTTTCACCGACTTACCTTGCAGGTATTTCTGTTGTGTGTGTTGGCTGGCTGCAGTATCTGCTGGTTTAATACAGTATGTTATGTGTTGTGCATCAAACATTTCCCAGCAAATAGACCATTTGCATTATCCCTCAGCGTAAGTTTCAATGGTGCAAGTGCAGCCTTGTTCAACCTCATTGGTAATGCCATTAATTCCAATGATGATACACTATACCTTCTTCTTAATGCCCTAGTCCCCCTTGTCACATCAGTTGCAGCTCTGCCAATCCTCCGGCAACCTCACTCCCAAACTCTTCGTGCTGATTCTGTTCACCGAGAATATCTCATTTTCCTATGTCTAACCATACTAGCAGTTTTTACCGGCCTTTATCTCTTAATCCTGAACTCGGTCTCATATAGTGCACCAACGGCTCGTATCCTCTTGGCCGGTGCAGTGTTCTTGCTGGTCCTTCCGGTGATTGCGCCTGGGGTTATCCGTACAGAAGAGTGGTCTCAACTATTCCATCCTAATTATATGTTACTTGAAGACGATGACACTGATGATTTTGGAATGCACAAAGAAATGATGTGGAAAGAGGATTCAAGTATGACTCTTTGGACCGAAAATTCTCATGGTTTGAAAGAGAAGGAAAGTTGGACTAGCAGCTTTTTGTTGAGAGATCGTTTGCTGCTGCTTGGAGAAGAACATTCAGCAGATCAGCTCATGTGTAGGTGGGATTTCTGGCTATATTACCTAGCATATTTCTGTGGGGGAACACTCGTACTCGTTTACAGCAACAATCTAGGCCAAATTTCAGAGTCACTTGGATATAGTTCAGAGATCAGCTTTCTTGTTGCACTCTATTCTGCATGTTCCTTCTTCGGGCGCCTACTTTCAGCAGCCCCAGATTTCCTACGGGA CAAGATGTACTATGCAAGGACTGCATGGCTTGCATTTGCGCTGATTCCAACACCAGTGGCTTTTTTTCTGCTTGTTTTATCAGGAAGCAAAGCCGCATTGAGCGCTGCCACGGCGTTGCTTGGGTTGAGTTCTGGTTTTGTATTTTCAGCAGCAGTGTCAATAACCTCTGAGCTATTTGGCCCCAACAGTGCAGGGGTCAATCACAACATTCTCATCACCAACATTCCTCTGGGATCACTACTCTATGGACTTCTTGCAGCTCTAGTCTATGAAGCAAACCTAGGAAAATCAAGCCAAGTTCTTGTATTGGATGGATCAAAGGTTTGCATGGGTAGGAACTGTTACATTCAGACATTTATGTGGTGGGGATGTATCTCTTTGTTGGGGGTAGTGTCTAGCTTACTGCTTTTCCTAAGAACTAAAGCTGCCTATGACAATCAGGAAAGGAACCGTAATTGGATGAGATTAATATAA
- the LOC104120364 gene encoding B3 domain-containing protein Os04g0386900-like, producing the protein MESKPSFVHVSNHEDYSTPERESTGIEEIDNGEYWPLSGKPYVDMILTKTTVKPHYGMYLPRKMNKELPAGGAPAVLTCGRKKWDMFYYSNNKFSAEWKKFVDDNDLKVGDGLVFELSECSTSKIHFRVQILRGDFPSELLPEDEEGATDANPIEL; encoded by the exons ATGGAG AGCAAACCATCTTTTGTACATGTTTCAAACCACGAAGATTACTCCACACCCGAGCGTGAGAGCACTGGAATCGAAGAAATCGACAATGGTGAATACTGGCCCCTTTCTGGCAAACCCTATGTTGATATGATTCTCACAAAAACTACTGTCAAGCCCCACTATGGCATG TATTTACCGAGAAAAATGAACAAAGAGCTACCTGCTGGTGGAGCCCCAGCAGTCCTTACTTGTGGTCGAAAGAAGTGGGATATGTTCTACTATTCTAATAACAAATTTAGCGCTGAGTGGAAAAAATTTGTGGATGATAACGATCTGAAGGTGGGGGATGGACTTGTGTTTGAACTTTCAGAGTGCAGCACTAGCAAAATCCATTTTAGAGTTCAGATTCTGAGAGGTGATTTCCCTTCTGAATTGCTGCCTGAAGATGAAGAGGGTGCAACTGATGCCAACCCAATTGAACTGTAG
- the LOC104120363 gene encoding protein NUCLEAR FUSION DEFECTIVE 4-like isoform X1, with the protein MEQYSSKWMILIASTWIQAFTGTNFDFSSYSSELKSVLGISQVQLNYLSMASDMGKAFGWCSGVSLMYFPLWVVLFIAAFMGLIGYGLQWLVIQKIIILPYFLVFLLCVLAGCSICWFNTVCYVLCIKHFPANRPFALSLSVSFNGASAALFNLIGNAINSNDDTLYLLLNALVPLVTSVAALPILRQPHSQTLRADSVHREYLIFLCLTILAVFTGLYLLILNSVSYSAPTARILLAGAVFLLVLPVIAPGVIRTEEWSQLFHPNYMLLEDDDTDDFGMHKEMMWKEDSSMTLWTENSHGLKEKESWTSSFLLRDRLLLLGEEHSADQLMCRWDFWLYYLAYFCGGTLVLVYSNNLGQISESLGYSSEISFLVALYSACSFFGRLLSAAPDFLRDKMYYARTAWLAFALIPTPVAFFLLVLSGSKAALSAATALLGLSSGFVFSAAVSITSELFGPNSAGVNHNILITNIPLGSLLYGLLAALVYEANLGKSSQVLVLDGSKVCMGRNCYIQTFMWWGCISLLGVVSSLLLFLRTKAAYDNQERNRNWMRLI; encoded by the exons atGGAGCAATATTCAAGTAAATGGATGATATTGATAGCAagcacatggattcaagcatttACAGGGACAAATTTCGACTTCTCGTCCTATTCTTCTGAATTGAAATCTGTTCTGGGAATTTCACAGGTGCAGCTGAATTATCTGTCAATGGCATCAGATATGGGGAAAGCATTTGGGTGGTGTTCTGGAGTTTCTCTTATGTATTTCCCATTGTGGGTTGTTCTTTTCATAGCTGCTTTTATGGGACTTATTGGTTATGGCCTTCAATGGCTTGTCATTCAGAAAATCATCATTTTGCCTTATTTCTTG GTATTTCTGTTGTGTGTGTTGGCTGGCTGCAGTATCTGCTGGTTTAATACAGTATGTTATGTGTTGTGCATCAAACATTTCCCAGCAAATAGACCATTTGCATTATCCCTCAGCGTAAGTTTCAATGGTGCAAGTGCAGCCTTGTTCAACCTCATTGGTAATGCCATTAATTCCAATGATGATACACTATACCTTCTTCTTAATGCCCTAGTCCCCCTTGTCACATCAGTTGCAGCTCTGCCAATCCTCCGGCAACCTCACTCCCAAACTCTTCGTGCTGATTCTGTTCACCGAGAATATCTCATTTTCCTATGTCTAACCATACTAGCAGTTTTTACCGGCCTTTATCTCTTAATCCTGAACTCGGTCTCATATAGTGCACCAACGGCTCGTATCCTCTTGGCCGGTGCAGTGTTCTTGCTGGTCCTTCCGGTGATTGCGCCTGGGGTTATCCGTACAGAAGAGTGGTCTCAACTATTCCATCCTAATTATATGTTACTTGAAGACGATGACACTGATGATTTTGGAATGCACAAAGAAATGATGTGGAAAGAGGATTCAAGTATGACTCTTTGGACCGAAAATTCTCATGGTTTGAAAGAGAAGGAAAGTTGGACTAGCAGCTTTTTGTTGAGAGATCGTTTGCTGCTGCTTGGAGAAGAACATTCAGCAGATCAGCTCATGTGTAGGTGGGATTTCTGGCTATATTACCTAGCATATTTCTGTGGGGGAACACTCGTACTCGTTTACAGCAACAATCTAGGCCAAATTTCAGAGTCACTTGGATATAGTTCAGAGATCAGCTTTCTTGTTGCACTCTATTCTGCATGTTCCTTCTTCGGGCGCCTACTTTCAGCAGCCCCAGATTTCCTACGGGA CAAGATGTACTATGCAAGGACTGCATGGCTTGCATTTGCGCTGATTCCAACACCAGTGGCTTTTTTTCTGCTTGTTTTATCAGGAAGCAAAGCCGCATTGAGCGCTGCCACGGCGTTGCTTGGGTTGAGTTCTGGTTTTGTATTTTCAGCAGCAGTGTCAATAACCTCTGAGCTATTTGGCCCCAACAGTGCAGGGGTCAATCACAACATTCTCATCACCAACATTCCTCTGGGATCACTACTCTATGGACTTCTTGCAGCTCTAGTCTATGAAGCAAACCTAGGAAAATCAAGCCAAGTTCTTGTATTGGATGGATCAAAGGTTTGCATGGGTAGGAACTGTTACATTCAGACATTTATGTGGTGGGGATGTATCTCTTTGTTGGGGGTAGTGTCTAGCTTACTGCTTTTCCTAAGAACTAAAGCTGCCTATGACAATCAGGAAAGGAACCGTAATTGGATGAGATTAATATAA